The Anaerolineae bacterium genome segment GATCATTCGCAATCAATTCTCCTAGGCCAACATGTTTCAGGATGCTGGCTCCAACACGTCCGAAATGCCGATCCCCAAGCATCGTAACAACTGGAACACCCATCCACAAAGCCTCACAGGTTGTTGTGGTGCCATTATATGGAAAAGGATCAAGCCCAATATCAATCTTGCTGTAAAGACCTAAATGATCTTTTTTATTTGGCAACCAACCAAAAAGCTCAATTCGATCACCTGAAATTCCCTCTTTTTCAAACATCCCCTGATACTTTGCTTTCACTTCTTCATCCTTCAGTTGTCTGCTCTTCATTAAAAAATGAGCGTTCGGTAGTGCATGCAAAATATCGGACCAGAATTTTACTACTTCAGGTGTGGTTTTTGTCAGGTTGTTGAAATTTCCAAACGTGATATATCCTCGTTCCAAACATGGCAATCTTGATATCTCAGGAGCAGATTCATCACCTTTGTAGCAGAGAAAACCACTTTCCAAACGTATTAATTCCTCACTATGCAGATTATCTGCTTCTCCAACGGGATCGGCAACCTCATCTGTAAAACGGTAATCAATCGCACTCATCCCGGTTGTACTCCCATACCCTAACCAGGTTACTTGAATCGGTGCCGGCTTATATGCAAAAACCAAAAGCCTGTTTTTTGCTGTATGCCCCGCAAGATCGACAAGAATATCAATTCCATCTCTCCTGATCTGTTCCGCAACGTCTTCATCGCTCTTCCCGACAATGGAAAACCAATTATCTGCTTCTACTTTTAGACGCTCGGTTACATTGTCCGGCTTCATTACGTTTGAATAACAATAAACCTCCACATTCTCTTTGTTGTGTGCCTTGATAAGCGGCTCGAAAAAATAGGCAACAGAGTGCGTCCGAAAATCAGGAGATACATACCCAATTCTTAATTTGCGCTCTTTCTCTTTTATGTTGGCATAAACCGGCTCTTTTCTCAGAAGTGTTTTTGCGTGCTGCTGATCCCATTTTATAGATTCATTGTAGATATCTTCCCCGGAGATATTTGGAAAATAATTCAGGTTACGCAATAGGTTTGAGTGTGCCTCGGCATAATCCGGCTTGATGATAAGGGCCTTTCGATAACTGGCAGTCGCTTCTTCCAGTTGCCCCCGCTCTATGAGTGCATTACCAAGGTTATTGTGCGCTTCAGCATAGTCCGGTTTGATGATGAGGGCCTTTCGATAACTGGCTGCCGCCTCTTCCAGTCGCCCCTGCTCTATTAGTGCATTACCAAGGTTGTTGTGTGCCTCAGCAAAGTCCGGTTTAATGGTAAGGGCATTTCGATAACTGGCTGCCGCCTCTTCCAGTCGCTCCTGCTCTTTGAGTGCATTACCGAGATTGCTGTGTGCCTCAGCATAGTCCGGCTTTATGATAATGGCTTTTCGATAACTGGCTGCCGCCTCTTCCAGTCGCCCCTGCTTTATGAGTGCAATACCAAGATTGTTGTGTGCCTCAGCATAGTCCGGCTTTATGATAAGGGCCTTTCGATAACTAGCTGCCGCCTCTTCCAGTCGCCCCTGCTTTATGAGTGCATTACCAAGGTTATTGTGCGCTTCAGCATAGTCCGGCTTTATGATAAGGGCTTTTCGATAGCTGGCAACCGCCTCTTCCAGTTGCCCCTGCTCTTTGAATGCATTGCCGAGGTTGTTGTGTGCCTCAGCAAAGTCCGGCTTGATGGTGAGGGCCTTTCGATAACTGGCTGCTGCCTCTTCCAGTTGCCCCTGCTTTATGAGTGCATTGCCGAGATTGTTGTGTGCCTCTACGTCGTCCGGCTTTAACTGCAGGGCCTTTTGATAACTCAAGATCGCTTCGTCTAACCTGCCCTGAGCTTTAAACACGTTGACAAGGCTGAGATAATAAACTGGTTCCTCAGGGCGTGTTTGAATGGCTCTGTTGATCAAATTTGCTGCAATATCATTTTTGCCAGACT includes the following:
- a CDS encoding tetratricopeptide repeat protein, whose product is MSSKKNKIKYKKSSYHNQKLIIKNVPIKKHSFDIDTEIKKAFQYHQSGQFEKAQEIYKEILEINPNHSDSLHLSGIIAHQSGKNDIAANLINRAIQTRPEEPVYYLSLVNVFKAQGRLDEAILSYQKALQLKPDDVEAHNNLGNALIKQGQLEEAAASYRKALTIKPDFAEAHNNLGNAFKEQGQLEEAVASYRKALIIKPDYAEAHNNLGNALIKQGRLEEAAASYRKALIIKPDYAEAHNNLGIALIKQGRLEEAAASYRKAIIIKPDYAEAHSNLGNALKEQERLEEAAASYRNALTIKPDFAEAHNNLGNALIEQGRLEEAAASYRKALIIKPDYAEAHNNLGNALIERGQLEEATASYRKALIIKPDYAEAHSNLLRNLNYFPNISGEDIYNESIKWDQQHAKTLLRKEPVYANIKEKERKLRIGYVSPDFRTHSVAYFFEPLIKAHNKENVEVYCYSNVMKPDNVTERLKVEADNWFSIVGKSDEDVAEQIRRDGIDILVDLAGHTAKNRLLVFAYKPAPIQVTWLGYGSTTGMSAIDYRFTDEVADPVGEADNLHSEELIRLESGFLCYKGDESAPEISRLPCLERGYITFGNFNNLTKTTPEVVKFWSDILHALPNAHFLMKSRQLKDEEVKAKYQGMFEKEGISGDRIELFGWLPNKKDHLGLYSKIDIGLDPFPYNGTTTTCEALWMGVPVVTMLGDRHFGRVGASILKHVGLGELIANDPKSYVEIALQLSMDIEKLAALRNGLRDQMINSPLCDASAFARNVEEAYIRMWERYVAVCEDRGSIV